GGCCTCGACCAGGCCCGGGCCGAGTACGACCAGGAGGCGCGGGCCGGCGACCCGACGGACGTCGCCCCGGCGGCCACGCCCGTCGGCGACTCGCTGGCCGACCGCGTGCCCGAGGTGCTGCGGGCCGGCGCCCGCCGAACGACCGAGATCGTCGCCGCCCTGCCGGACTACCGGCGCAGCAGCGTGCTGTCGACGCTGAGCGTCCTCGCCCGCCAGGGCGTGGTCGAACGGGTGGGGCACGGCGTCTACGCCCTGCCCCACCCGCCGACCGACTGACCCCTCCGGCGGCGTCGCTCGATCAGTCCGGGGCGACGGCCACCGCCTCGTGGAGTCCGAACGCCCGCAGCTCGTCGTCTGTGAGCATGCGCGACCGGATCAGGAAGCGCTTCCCTTCAGGACTCTCGACCGAGAACCCGGCCCCGCGGCCGGGGACGACGTCGATGGTGAGGTGGGTGTACTTCCAGTACTCGAACTGGCTGCGCGACATGTAGACCTCGACGGGGTCGATCCCGTCGACGTGCAGGTCGCCGAGGTGGACGTCGACGGCCCCCACCCGGAAGAACCCCACGGGGTAGCACATCGGCGACGAGCCGTCGCAGCAGCCTCCCGACTGGTGGAACATCAGCGGGCCGTGCTGGGCCGTCAGGGCGACGAGGAAGGTCGCTGCCTCCGGTGAGACGTCGACCCGGGAGGGGGTGGAGGCGACCGCCCCGGAGGCGGGGGCCGGCGTGACCTCGCCGACCCGCGCCTCCTCGCCTGACGCTGCTGATGCCGGCGGCGCAGCGGCCGTCTGCTCGGGCGTCATCAGAAGAAGCCCATCGGACCGTCCGCGTAGCTGACCAGCAGGTTCTTCGTCTGCTGGTAGTGGTCGAGCATCATCTTGTGGTTCTCGCGACCGATGCCGGACTGCTTGTATCCGCCGAACGCCGCCCCGGCCGGGTACTGGTGGTACGTGTTCGACCAGACGCGACCGGCCTGGATGTCGCGGCCGGCCCGGTAGAGCTGCGCGCCGTTGCGGCTCCAGACCCCGGCGCCGAGGCCGTAGAGGGTGTCGTTGGCGATCTTGATGGCGTCGTCGTAGTCGCTGAAGCTCGTCAGGGACAGGACGGGGCCGAAGATCTCCTCCTGGAAGATGCGCATCGAGT
This genomic interval from Frigoribacterium sp. Leaf415 contains the following:
- a CDS encoding DUF779 domain-containing protein is translated as MTPEQTAAAPPASAASGEEARVGEVTPAPASGAVASTPSRVDVSPEAATFLVALTAQHGPLMFHQSGGCCDGSSPMCYPVGFFRVGAVDVHLGDLHVDGIDPVEVYMSRSQFEYWKYTHLTIDVVPGRGAGFSVESPEGKRFLIRSRMLTDDELRAFGLHEAVAVAPD